One part of the Treponema sp. OMZ 787 genome encodes these proteins:
- a CDS encoding autorepressor SdpR family transcription factor, which produces MSFESTFKALADPVRRDILISLKEKSLMAGEIADKYELSNSTISYHLSLLKKADLISERKYKNFIYYDINISIFEEVIMWLSQFKGDKKNA; this is translated from the coding sequence ATGAGTTTTGAAAGTACATTCAAAGCATTAGCAGACCCTGTAAGAAGAGACATTTTGATTTCTTTAAAAGAAAAATCGCTTATGGCAGGTGAAATTGCCGATAAATATGAATTATCAAATTCCACCATCTCATATCATCTATCCTTGTTAAAAAAAGCCGATTTAATAAGTGAAAGAAAATATAAAAATTTTATTTACTACGACATCAATATATCAATTTTCGAAGAAGTAATTATGTGGCTGTCACAATTTAAAGGAGATAAGAAAAATGCCTAA